A part of Aspergillus flavus chromosome 5, complete sequence genomic DNA contains:
- a CDS encoding phosphotransferase family protein, whose protein sequence is MRTSHHELQTGPEIQHLPQPLVHCFPTQPENLLILTFSQARSKDDTNIFPLDGVDIESVSNEELVRLGETASVLYQIGSSKVLRISHDLVLKCGPLVLPSEGRGLEFVRAKTSILVPRVYRSFQVDDPFEYYGTRGYLVMDYVKGQNLGRLLETSYQTSKGRCDLSDSAGPLGGGPCWGKFFTDYGAGPFNYGAEMEAWFNHKLKICKDYNQAPQDIPPFDFQKFVLVHQDISPRNMILDATGKVCLIDWAHAGAYPPAFERAAIVEQHRFPEFNEMTLHVMPEYDVEVRQLQSIGYGLSVAGLA, encoded by the exons ATGAGAACGTCCCATCACGAGCTCCAGACGGGCCCGGAGATACAACATTTACCGCAACCATTGGTGCATTGCTTTCCTACTCAGCCGGAAAATCTTTTGATTTTAACATTCTCGCAGGCCCGAAGCAAGGACGATACGAACATATTCCCACTCGATGGCGTTGATATCGAGAGCGTTTCGAACGAGGAATTAGTGCGGCTTGGGGAGACTGCTTCTGTGCTCTACCAAATCGGCTCAAGCAAAGTCCTACGAATTTCTCATGACCTGGTATTGAAATGCGGGCCTTTAGTTCTTCCCAGTGAGGGTAGAGGTCTAGAGTTTGTCAGAGCAAAGACCTCAATCCTAGTTCCTCGGGTCTACCGCTCATTCCAGGTGGACGACCCCTTCGAGTACTATGGGACGAGAGGTTATTTGGTCATGGATTATGTCAAGGGCCAAAATCTTGGGAGATTGCTAGAAACATCTTACCAAACATCAAAAGGACGATGTGATCTGTCAGACAGCG CTGGCCCTCTTGGAGGGGGTCCTTGTTGGGGTAAATTCTTCACAGACTATGGTGCCGGTCCATTCAATTATGGGGCCGAGATGGAAGCTTGGTTTAACCACAAACTCAAGATATGCAAAGATTATAACCAGGCCCCCCAAGATATCCCCCCATTTGACTTTCAGAAGTTCGTGCTCGTGCATCAGGACATCAGTCCTCGAAATATGATATTGGACGCTACTGGAAAGGTTTGTTTGATAGACTGGGCACATGCGGGTGCTTACCCTCCTGCGTTCGAGCGAGCCGCGATAGTCGAGCAGCACAGATTCCCGGAGTTCAACGAAATGACACTTCATGTCATGCCAGAATACGACGTCGAGGTGCGGCAACTGCAGTCAATTGGGTATGGACTATCAGTTGCCGGTCTCGCATAA
- a CDS encoding putative purine nucleoside permease (unnamed protein product): protein MQLLNTITTGLLLSSSCLAAASPATWQRSVSQAPKKAAPKVFIVSMFEPEAAAWWGIPEFDLLAHNITIPGASPIFPDVHCTADYSVCQLITGEGEINAAITVSSIALHPFFDLTHTYFLVAGIAGVNPKVATIGSATFARYAIQVALQYEIDLRELPDNFTTSYFPQGAYAPDQYPTSIYGTEVFEVNADLRDLAASFAKKANLSDSESAKEYRSKYTAEGYEAATKAPAVVKCDVATTDVYYSGKLLSEAFDNTTEVWTNGTGKYCASAQEDNATLQALLRTSARNLTDFSRIIIMRTASNFDQPHSDESALQHLRYVDAGGFEPSIKNLYNAGIEVVTGILNGWNTTFKAGVKPSNYVGDIFGTLGGTPDFGPGRQQALADAGAITKRGLLRRGLMLA, encoded by the exons ATGCAGcttctcaacaccatcacTACCGGCTTGCTCCTCAGTAGCAGCTGCCTGGCAGCTGCCAGCCCTGCGACATGGCAGCGCTCTGTGTCTCAGGCCCCCAAGAAGGCTGCCCCGAAGGTGTTCATCGTGTCCATG TTTGAACCCGAAGCTGCTGCCTGGTGGGGAATCCCCGAATTCGACCTGCTGGCTCACAACATCACGATTCCCGGTGCCTCGCCCATCTTCCCTGACGTTCACTGTACTGCCGACTACAGCGTCTGTCAACTCATCAccggagagggagagatCAACGCCGCCATCACAGTGTCATCCATTGCCCTCCACCCCTTCTTTGACCTCACCCACACCTACTTCCTCGTTGCTGGTATCGCCGGTGTCAACCCCAAGGTCGCCACCATCGGCAGTGCCACCTTCGCCAGATACGCCATCCAGGTTGCCCTGCAGTACGAGATCGACCTCCGCGAACTCCCCGACAACTTCACCACCAGCTACTTCCCCCAGGGCGCCTACGCCCCCGACCAATACCCCACCAGCATCTACGGCACCGAAGTCTTCGAGGTGAACGCCGATCTGCGCGATCTGGCCGCCTCCTtcgccaagaaggccaacCTCTCCGACTCCGAATCCGCGAAGGAATACCGCAGCAAGTACACCGCCGAGGGCTACGAAGCCGCCACCAAGGCGCCCGCCGTCGTGAAATGCGACGTCGCGACCACGGACGTCTACTACAGCGGCAAGCTGCTCAGCGAGGCCTTCGACAACACCACCGAGGTCTGGACCAACGGCACAGGCAAGTACTGCGCCAGCGCTCAGGAGGACAACGCAACCCTGCAGGCCCTGCTGCGTACTTCCGCCCGCAACCTGACCGACTTCTCCCGTATCATTATCATGCGCACCGCTTCCAACTTCGACCAGCCCCACTCCGACGAGTCTGCTCTCCAGCACCTCCGCTACGTCGACGCCGGTGGCTTCGAGCCCTCCATCAAGAACCTCTACAATGCCGGTATCGAGGTCGTCACCGGCATCCTGAACGGCTGGAACACCACCTTCAAGGCTGGTGTCAAGCCCTCCAACTATGTCGGTGACATCTTCGGCACCCTCGGCGGAACCCCGGATTTCGGACCCGGACGCCAGCAGGCGCTCGCGGATGCTGGTGCCATCACCAAGAGAGGTCTCCTCCGTCGCGGCTTGATGCTGGCTTAG